The Procambarus clarkii isolate CNS0578487 chromosome 39, FALCON_Pclarkii_2.0, whole genome shotgun sequence genome window below encodes:
- the LOC138372731 gene encoding filamin-C-like isoform X2, with translation MEGGGARVAVLGDTIKHFPAGQLSAFDISAANVSKEDIQVHIVSPAKRPVSYQLTESGENVYRVAFVTTEVGSYVVDVAVAGQKVQGSPFIAKAYDAGLIRVSDVPNGVVGQPCQFRVDASQAGEGQLEISINDGEVPNHVQVLGGGRCLVSFTPDTAKIHTIDIKFNGETVRGCPFECRVADTSRVSLTLRHLELIPVGQPAAFNISVDGGGSAELTVTVKTPSHTTLPVRVSGSVRAGFIAEFKPVEVGAHTIIVNYNESAVSGTPFTCKVYDASKVGVSHLPRGAIGKSLQFVVDASEAGEGNLEISISAAGRNIPTQVHPQGSARFAVSFVPLEAIDHSINISFNKEPVQGSPFVAKVQADPNRIVVSGQSLAATAVGKTSFFTISNVTGSVEDVEVSVEGPNGLTVASQIRDNGDHTFRVEFAPRNAGEHRIHVAYGGEEIPGSPFSCKVYDVSAIKVRPVDRGMVAKPVTFLVETNNAGPGNLEVTVNNGQVPTSAQAQGNHVYAISFTPKEAKPHVVELKFNGENVPGSPFSCEVVDVSRVTVAGTGLEKVPVDLPATFTVDSQASEEQLEVKVLSPSRQNLEPRVSTNDEGKLLVEYTPTEVGDHSVEVRVAGMLVPGSPFLVKAYDATKVRVTEVATGIVAKPVYFSIDASQAGAGNLEIIVSVNGRNVPNYVQSEGHARFRVNFKPKEAAVHTLSVKFNGLPVPGSPFKCRVSDSSQVVVSGAGLKMSSLARAAVITVDPRTADVTDCLVQVTSPSGAHVPVKLCGELPKKMTAEFQPLEVGPHTINVIMDGESVGGSPFTCNIYDVTKVQVTGLDHSKVNRPVTFTVDASQAGEGTLELVVTTAKASVRAEVAARSRGLYDVTFTPHEPIPHFVNITFNEEDVLGSPFKCDVRELEPREVRHLQRKESQMVTAKGDGLKQVVTGSTASFTVDTKGLDGELDIRVTGPDGGQVPARLVKLRSGLHRAEYRADQVGSYGVAVLHQGAPITGTPYTVEAADPRRVALQPAGDCFSTHECALKVDASGAGRGTLSVGVRAAGQDVKHSIRDLGGGLYKVLFYPRAPIPHKLDIRYNGVPVQGGPLEVSVRNPATGHAVTATGIGLHQARVNKPTSFVIETLGQPSKEFDVLITGPQDWAVPVKCYQQKDGNLLAEYTPHIPGTYKIDVMCSTKHVKGSPFQCTAYDASKVVLDHSKLVTAVGEPCLFKLDKSEAGIADLEVQVVAPSGVLMPLEVKSGPAGEAVEWVPDAPGQYRVAFLYGGEEVPGSPLTVEVGESGLASVKGSGLDGGAVNTPLTFIIDGRGLLGEPHVTVDGPDSVARVNVRKQDEGLYQVTYVPHEVGIFDVRVQWNKRDVAGSPFHPKIVDPARVRLIGGWASLQDAEGRLELTPREEKRLAFDVSEAGPGRLRGEVTHDDQSLEIGMDQNGSRARLLFTPPDEGLYELRLWYADLPLPDMPVHGWAEPISTGDHTRVTLRGHGLTAARCGDQSEFIIDGSAAGPGAPDVTMSGTKTDITVSLTHQGGGLWRAVYTPIVPGAYLLNVMWSDRQVRGCPLKVNVESAADASRVVCSGEGLRHGMVGSEIKSFIDTRRAGPGELTVTCSGPQKVALCDLDEHGDGTFTLNIRPQEPGRHALSVRYEGEHVPGSPYTLKVAGAPDPSKVRVYGPGIEHGVLASYQSRFICDTRGAGAGQLTVRIRGPKGAFRVEMQRESQKDRTILCKYDPTEPGDYRMEVKWSGEHVPGSPFIVMIFDTQDELNRYMAGGYSPGGPGGAQSDYYGSIGYGTYGAVSFSQMSWRGSQAQL, from the exons ATGGAGGGCGGCGGGGCGCGCGTGGCGGTGCTCGGGGACACCATCAAACACTTCCCTGCTGGACAACTCTCAGCCTTTGACATCTCGGCTGCCAACGTCTCCAAGGAGGACATTCAGGTCCACATAGTCA GCCCGGCCAAGCGTCCGGTATCTTACCAGCTGACGGAGAGCGGCGAGAATGTGTATCGCGTAGCGTTCGTGACAACGGAAGTGGGGTCGTATGTGGTAGACGTGGCTGTGGCCGGGCAGAAGGTGCAGGGTTCGCCCTTCATCGCTAAGGCATACGACGCGGGACTCATCCGGGTGTCCGACGTGCCCAACGGCGTGGTGGGGCAACCCTGCCAGTTCAGAG TGGACGCGTCGCAGGCGGGCGAGGGTCAGCTAGAGATCAGCATCAATGACGGCGAGGTGCCCAACCATGTTCAGGTGCTGGGCGGCGGCCGCTGCCTGGTCTCCTTCACCCCCGACACTGCCAAGATCCACACCATTGACATCAAG TTCAACGGGGAGACAGTTCGCGGGTGTCCGTTTGAGTGTCGTGTGGCCGACACCTCGCGGGTCAGTCTCACGCTGCGACACCTCGAGCTCATCCCCGTCGGCCAGCCTGCAGCCTTCAACATCTCTGTGGACGGCGGCGGCTCCGCCGAGCTCACCGTCACTGTCAAGA CACCCAGCCATACCACGCTGCCAGTGCGTGTGTCTGGCAGCGTGCGAGCAGGGTTCATAGCAGAGTTCAAGCCAGTGGAGGTGGGTGCCCACACAATCATCGTTAACTACAACGAGTCCGCCGTCTCCGGCACCCCCTTCACCTGTAAAGTGTACGATGCCTCTAAGGTGGGCGTTTCCCACCTGCCTAGAGGTGCAATCGGCAAGAGCCTTCAGTTTGTAG TGGACGCATCAGAGGCTGGCGAGGGCAACTTGGAGATCAGTATCAGTGCAGCTGGCAGGAATATACCCACACAGGTTCACCCTCAGGGTTCAGCCAG GTTCGCGGTGTCTTTTGTGCCTCTGGAAGCCATTGACCATTCTATCAACATCTCCTTCAACAAAGAGCCAGTCCAAGGCTCTCCGTTTGTAGCCAAG GTGCAGGCAGACCCCAACCGCATTGTAGTGAGTGGACAGTCGCTAGCAGCCACAGCTGTAGGGAAGACCTCGTTCTTTACCATCTCCAACGTCACCGGTTCTGTGGAGGATGTTGAAGTGTCTGTTGAGG GCCCCAATGGACTCACCGTGGCATCGCAGATCCGCGACAACGGCGATCACACCTTCAGAGTGGAGTTTGCACCTCGCAATGCTGGCGAGCATAGAATCCACGTGGCGTACGGCGGCGAGGAGATCCCTGGCTCCCCCTTCAGCTGTAAGGTGTACGACGTGTCGGCCATCAAGGTTCGCCCAGTTGATCGTGGCATGGTCGCCAAGCCTGTCACTTTTCTTG TGGAGACGAATAATGCTGGACCAGGAAACCTGGAGGTGACTGTCAACAATGGTCAGGTCCCCACCAGCGCCCAGGCTCAGGGCAATCATGTCTACGCCATTTCCTTCACTCCCAAAGAAGCCAAGCCACATGTGGTGGAGCTCAAGTTTAACGGGGAGAACGTGCCGGGCTCGCCGTTCTCGTGCGAGGTGGTGGACGTGTCGCGAGTGACGGTGGCTGGCACCGGACTGGAGAAGGTCCCCGTCGACCTGCCGGCAACCTTCACTGTCGACTCTCAG GCAAGTGAGGAGCAGCTGGAGGTGAAGGTGTTGTCTCCGTCCCGCCAAAACCTGGAGCCCCGCGTCTCTACCAACGACGAGGGTAAACTCCTGGTGGAGTACACCCCCACTGAAGTCG GTGACCACAGCGTGGAGGTGCGGGTGGCGGGGATGTTGGTGCCAGGGTCGCCCTTCCTCGTCAAGGCCTACGACGCCACCAAAGTCAGGGTCACCGAAGTCGCCACGGGTATCGTCGCTAAGCCCGTCTACTTCTCCA TCGACGCGTCGCAGGCCGGCGCTGGCAACCTGGAGATCATCGTGTCGGTGAATGGTCGCAACGTCCCCAACTACGTCCAGTCTGAAGGTCATGCCAGGTTCCGGGTGAATTTCAAGCCCAAGGAGGCCGCCGTCCATACACTCTCGGTCAAGTTCAATGGCTTGCCTGTTCCAG GGTCACCGTTCAAGTGTCGTGTGAGTGACAGCAGTCAGGTGGTGGTGTCCGGCGCGGGGCTCAAGATGTCCTCCCTGGCGCGGGCCGCAGTCATCACAGTGGACCCGCGCACCGCCGACGTCACCGACTGCCTCGTCCAG GTTACATCGCCGTCAGGAGCGCACGTGCCGGTCAAGCTGTGCGGTGAGCTGCCCAAGAAGATGACGGCAGAGTTCCAGCCGCTGGAGGTGGGCCCGCACACCATCAATGTCATCATGGATGGCGAGAGCGTCGGTGGCTCGCCCTTCACCTGCAACATCTATGATGTCACCAAGGTGCAGGTCACCGGCCTCGACCACTCTAAG GTGAACCGGCCGGTGACGTTTACGGTGGACGCCTCTCAGGCGGGCGAGGGCACGTTGGAGCTGGTAGTGACCACCGCCAAGGCCTCGGTCAGGGCAGAGGTCGCCGCCAGGTCACGTGGTCTTTATGACGTCACATTTACCCCACATGAGCCTATTCCACACTTCGTCAATATCACCTTCAACGAAGAGGATGTTCTTG GGTCACCCTTCAAGTGTGACGTCCGAGAGCTGGAGCCTCGAGAGGTACGGCACCTACAGCGTAAAGAGAGCCAGATGGTGACAGCAAAGGGAGACGGACTTAAGCAG GTGGTGACCGGCAGCACGGCGTCCTTCACAGTGGACACCAAGGGTCTTGACGGGGAACTTGACATCCGTGTCACAGGCCCTGATGGTGGGCAGGTCCCCGCCAGGCTTGTCAAACTCCGTAGTGGTCTGCATCGCGCTGAATACCGGGCCGACCAG GTTGGGTCGTACGGCGTGGCAGTGCTGCATCAGGGCGCCCCCATCACCGGCACACCTTACACTGTGGAGGCCGCCGACCCTCGTAGGGTCGCCCTCCAGCCTGCAGGAGACTGCTTCTCTACACACGAGTGTGCACTTAAGGTGGACGCCTCAG GCGCTGGGCGTGGAACACTGTCTGTGGGCGTACGGGCTGCCGGCCAGGATGTGAAGCACTCCATCAGGGACCTCGGCGGTGGTCTGTACAAGGTGCTCTTCTACCCCAGGGCTCCCATACCACACAAGCTGGATATACGCTACAATGGCGTCCCAGTTCAAG GAGGGCCATTGGAAGTGAGTGTACGTAACCCAGCTACTGGTCATGCTGTGACAGCCACGGGCATCGGCCTTCACCAGGCGAGAGTCAACAAGCCCACATCCTTCGTCATAGAGACCTTGGGTCAACCTTCAAAGGAGTTCGACGTTCTGATTACTGGGCCTCAAGACTGGGCTGTTCCAGTTAAGTGTTATCAACAGAAGGATGGTAACTTGCTGGCGGAATATACTCCACACATCCCCGGGACGTACAAGATAGATGTAATGTGCTCCACTAAACATGTCAAGGGCTCACCATTCCAGTGTACAGCCTACGATGCTTCCAAAGTGGTGCTAGACCACAGTAAATTGGTAACTGCTGTTGGTGAACCATGTTTGTTCAAAT TGGACAAGTCTGAAGCGGGTATAGCTGATCTGGAGGTGCAGGTTGTGGCCCCGTCCGGAGTGTTGATGCCTCTGGAAGTGAAGAGCGGACCAGCGGGTGAGGCTGTTGAGTGGGTTCCTGATGCCCCAGGACAGTACAGAGTCGCCTTCCTTTACGGTGGGGAAGAG GTGCCGGGATCACCTCTAACAGTGGAGGTTGGGGAGTCAGGGTTGGCCAGCGTGAAGGGTTCCGGACTTGATGGCGGCGCTGTCAACACACCGCTCACCTTTATCATTGATGGACGTGGCCTCCTCGGCGAGCCCCACGTTACAGTTGATGGGCCAGACAGTGTAGCTCGGGTCAACGTTCGTAAGCAGGATGAAGGCCTTTACCAG GTAACATATGTGCCCCATGAAGTGGGTATCTTTGACGTGCGTGTCCAGTGGAATAAGCGAGATGTTGCAGGCAGCCCTTTCCACCCTAAGATTGTGGACCCTGCTCGTGTGAGACTCATTGGTGGGTGGGCAAGCCTACAAGATGCTGAGGGTCGCCTGGAGTTGACGCCTCGAGAGGAAAAACGGTTGGCCTTTGACGTGAGTGAAGCAGGCCCTGGAAGACTCCGAGGTGAGGTCACCCATGATGACCAGTCACTGGAAATAGGCATGGACCAAAATGGTTCCCGAGCACGTCTACTCTTTACCCCGCCAGATGAAGGTCTTTATGAACTGCGCTTGTGGTATGCAGATTTGCCCCTGCCAGATATGCCTGTACATGGCTGGGCCGAACCAATATCCACAGGCGACCACACGAGAGTCACTCTCCGTGGTCACGGCCTGACTGCAGCTCGGTGTGGCGATCAGTCAGAATTCATCATTGATGGCTCGGCAGCTGGCCCTGGTGCCCCTGACGTGACCATGAGTGGCACGAAGACTGACATAACTGTCTCGCTGACACACCAAGGAGGAGGCCTCTGGCGGGCAGTTTATACACCAATTGTGCCTGGTGCTTATTTACTCAATGTGATGTGGTCGGACCGCCAGGTGCGGGGTTGTCCACTCAAGGTCAATGTAGAGAGTGCAGCAGATGCCTCAAGAGTAGTGTGCTCGGGCGAGGGCCTCCGACACGGGATGGTCGGCAGTGAAATAAAATCATTCATCGACACTCGGCGAGCGGGTCCTGGCGAATTGACTGTCACTTGCTCAGGGCCTCAGAAGGTGGCTCTGTGTGACCTAGATGAACACGGAGATGGCACTTTCACACTCAACATCAGACCACAG GAGCCTGGACGGCATGCTCTGAGTGTGAGGTATGAGGGCGAGCATGTACCTGGATCACCCTACACTCTTAAGGTTGCTGGAGCTCCAGACCCATCTAAG GTTCGTGTTTATGGCCCTGGTATTGAGCATGGAGTGTTGGCGTCATATCAGAGCCGCTTCATTTGTGACACTAGAGGAGCTGGTGCCGGCCAACTCACTGTCAGGATCAGAGGACCTAAAG GTGCCTTTCGTGTGGAGATGCAGCGCGAGTCTCAGAAAGATCGAACTATTTTGTGTAAGTACGATCCAACAGAGCCCGGAGACTACCGCATGGAAGTGAAGTGGTCGGGTGAGCATGTTCCCGGCAGCCCCTTTATAGTCATGATCTTCGACACTCAGGATGAACTCAACAGATATATGGCG